The Limnothrix sp. FACHB-406 nucleotide sequence GGGCTTAATCAAGCGGCCCGTCGCCCTTGGTAGGGGGATTGTTGGGTTCTGAGTTCGTTACAGAATTCGTTACAGAATGGGTTGCAGAATTCGGTGATTTGATCGGTTCGATGAACTCGATCGGCTCGATCGGCCCCGTCGCTGCGGGTGACCAGATTAACCAACCCGCCGCCACCGCAAAGGAACCCGCCGCCTGACCAGGATGCAGCGGCAACCCCGTAGCACTCAGCAGGGCATTGACAGCCGCAAAACCACCAAAAAAGCACCCAATTCCCAATCCCACGCGATCGGGCATCAGGTCGATCGCCAGCGGAATGCCCCCATTGAATAGCCCCGCCCAGGCCACCATCATCACCAACGCCAGCGGCCAAGTGATGATTCCCAATTGCGGCAGCGTCAGCATTGGCAGCCCCATGCCCAAGGCGATCGCCCCCGCCAACATCACCGATCGATTGCCCCACCGGCCCGCCAACAGCCCCATCACTAACGCCCCGATCGCCACCGTCAGACCCACCCCCAACCCAATCACACTGCCGGGCCATTGGGGCAACTGGCTTTGCAAAGCAGCGGGCACAATCCCAAAAAACAGCCGCAGCCCCCAACCCACGGCTGCCCCCAAACCCAACAGCCGCACCACTTCTCCCCACCGAATTGGCCCAGGGGAATTTTGGGCAACGGCGCTGGCTCCCAAGACCCGATCGGGCCCCGCCAATTGCAAGACTCCCGCCGCCGCCACCAGGGCCAACGATCCCAACCCAAAGGCATAGGCCGGGCCCAACTGCAAAACGCGATCGCGAGCCAAGGGAGCCACCGCCCCCACCAAGCCCGCCGACAAAACCAACAAGCTGTTGGCCTGGGGCAGTTGACTGCTCAAGGCGTATTGACCAATGAGGGCGATCGCGGGCGATCGAAACACCGCCATGGCCACCGCCCACAGCACCACCGTCACCATCAACAGGCCTTGAACGATTGCCCCGCGCCCCAACGCTGCCGCCACCATGGCCCCAAACATCAACACCGTTAGCCCCACCCCCGCCACCACCAGGGGATAGCGGCTGCCCACGCGCAACCGCGCCCGATCGCTCAAGCCTCCAATCACCGGCTCCAACACTGCGGCCAGGCCATCTTCCAAAATCAACACCGCCCGATCGACCCCCGGCAACCCCACGGCCGCCAACAACTGGGGTAAATAGAACCGATACAGTACCCAAGCCAGGGAAATGGCTCCTTGCAATCCCGCCAATCCCAACACGGGCCGCCACAGGAGGTTGCGTTCCGGTTGATGTGATTCAGGCTGATTGGATTCTAGTTGAGCGAACCCAGGCTCTTTTGGCTCGGGATTCGGGACAGGCTCGGGTGATTGGGTCATGGGATGGGGCCAGGGCAAAGACCGATCGCCTCGGGGGGCGATCGCGCGGATAGTTCCGGTCTAACCGATCGATTCGGCTCCTGGCGAACCTTTCCGGGCGATCGTCCACATCAGCCCCATATCAGCCCCACAGCAACAAAAATCCTGAATCAATGGATCCTGGATCAATGGACTTAACTGATTCCTCAACGTCGGGGCTGAATTCTGACGCTAATTCGCCGTGGCCGCTCTCAAAGTGTCAATATTGGCTTCCCAATTGCGCCCATCAAAGGGTTCAATCAACACCTGCGACGGATCGGCCAAATCAACTCCATCCAGGCAGCGGGCATTCACGCTATAGCCATCCGGGTGCGATCGGGGCACATAAAATGACTTGATGCCACAGGTGCGACAAAACAAATGCTTGGCCGTGCCCGTGTTGAAGGTGTAGGTGGTTAATGCCGTTTCGCCCTGCAACAGTTGAAAGCGCGATCGGGGAACGAGTAAATGCAAAAATCCCGTTTTGTCGCAAATGGAGCAATTGCAAGACTGCACCTGCAAGGGCGATGGCCCCTGCACCTGAAAGCGCACCGCTCCGCAATGGCAACCGCCCTCATAGGTGACGGCAGAGTCACGGTTGGATTCAGTCTCCGCTGTGGGGTTGGGTTCTTGGGTCATGGCGAATGGTCGATCGAGAAGAAACGGATTGCTAGGGGTTGAATTAGGGCTTGGAGTCTAGGGCTTGAATTGTCGATCGAACGTGGACCGGTCGATCGGTTGCGGCACTTCCAAACCCTCGCCTCCCAACACCGTCAAAGGTTGACCTTCCACCAAAATCCAAACCTTCGCAGCGGGATTCAAGGTGCTGGCCGTGTAAACAATTTGCCCTAACCGTCCCATCATCGATGCACTGCCGCCGCCGCTGGTGAATTCCGACGACAGGTTCACCCGCACCCCTTCCGGCGCAATCATCACGTCCAGCAGCTTGGTGTTGATGGGAATGGCGCTGCTTAAGTTGTTGTCGGTGGGTTGCCCGGCCAAAACTTGCTCGATCGCCCCGCGCAGCACCTCATCTGGCTCACTGCTGGCCACGGTTTTGGCCGGTTGACCCGCCATCGCAAAATGGGTTCCCGTGTCCTTCAGCCAATAGACCTGGGACTGTTCAGCGATCGGGGCGGTGGCCACAGGGGCAGGAGTTGCCTTTGGTGATTGGGGCACGGCGCTGGGGGGCGGCGTGGGGGCAACGCTGGCCGCCACCGAAGGGCTGGGGCTGGGGATGGTTGTTGCGGCGGAAGGGCTGGGGGTTGGGGCCGGGGCCATGGAAGCGTTCCACCAGGCAACGCCGGCCCCCACCGCCACGGCCGTTGAACCAACGGCGGCCACAAGACTGATGGGTAGATTGCGACGGGGACGATCGGACATGGTGACAAAACCTCCTGAGGCGGTGCAAACGCAAGGCCCATAGCCAGCCTGGAACCGCACTGGAAACCGTTAGCGCAATGGCTCTTGAATTCTTGTTCTGGGTGGGGGGATGGAAACCCGGATCATTCGATGGTGGTGATTTGGGGGCGACTTGGGGGTCGGCAATCGGGTTCAGCAGTGGGCGATCGGGCTGTTACGGCCATTCTAGGCCGCTCCTCAAAAGTCGGCGTGAATACTCCCCTGAAATTAGGCTCCTTGGGCCAGTTCCATCAGGGCCACTTCCCAGGCCAAGCGAGGTTGCACATAGCCCATCAGTTGCTTGCGGAGGGCTTCCAAACGGCGCAGGGTTCGATCGCGCTGGGGCCAAGGCCGATCGCCCTGTTGCCACCAGGTTTGTTGCAAATAGTTCACGAGCCACAGTTGCTGTTCTAGGTCGATCGCCTTATCAAGCTGCCGGGCCAAATCCAGGGCGGCAAAGGCGGACTGGGGCGGTTGGCGCAGGGCCATGAGCAAGTCCTGCGGCAGGGTTTGCAACCGTTGCCAATGGGCGATCGCCTGGCCGGGACAGCCCTGGGCCAAGGCCAACACTTCGGGAGTGTTGCGCAAGTCGCCATGGCCCGCCCGATCGAGCACTTGGAGCAACTCCGAGGGAGGCAACCGGCGAAAGGAAACCCGCGCGCAACGGGAAACCAAGGTGGGCAAAATCGCCTCGGGGCCAGGAGCCAACAGAATGATGGTGGCGCGGCCCGGTTCTTCGAGGGTTTTTAAAAGGGCATTGGCGGCCCCTTCGGCCATGGTTTGCGCCGCTTCAATCACCACAAACGATCGGGGTGCTTCCATGGGTGGCCGGCCGAGGCTGGTGGCCAATTGGCGAATTTGTTCTAGGCGAACTTGGGGCGGTGTTTTCTTTTCCAAACCGCTGGCTTGGGCTTGGCTGATGGAAATCAGTTGTCCCCGATCGAGGTAGGTTGGCTCCAGCCAAATCAGGTCGGGGTGCATTCGCTCGCGTACCCGTCGTCCCAAACTGGCGGCCAATTCCGGGCGATCGGGCGGACAAAGAATCCAT carries:
- a CDS encoding GerMN domain-containing protein, which produces MSDRPRRNLPISLVAAVGSTAVAVGAGVAWWNASMAPAPTPSPSAATTIPSPSPSVAASVAPTPPPSAVPQSPKATPAPVATAPIAEQSQVYWLKDTGTHFAMAGQPAKTVASSEPDEVLRGAIEQVLAGQPTDNNLSSAIPINTKLLDVMIAPEGVRVNLSSEFTSGGGSASMMGRLGQIVYTASTLNPAAKVWILVEGQPLTVLGGEGLEVPQPIDRSTFDRQFKP
- a CDS encoding DNA polymerase III subunit delta' translates to MLEPATIRAGFGPLVGQDSVIDFLTMAIARDRIAPAYLFAGPDGVGRKLAAECFGQWILCPPDRPELAASLGRRVRERMHPDLIWLEPTYLDRGQLISISQAQASGLEKKTPPQVRLEQIRQLATSLGRPPMEAPRSFVVIEAAQTMAEGAANALLKTLEEPGRATIILLAPGPEAILPTLVSRCARVSFRRLPPSELLQVLDRAGHGDLRNTPEVLALAQGCPGQAIAHWQRLQTLPQDLLMALRQPPQSAFAALDLARQLDKAIDLEQQLWLVNYLQQTWWQQGDRPWPQRDRTLRRLEALRKQLMGYVQPRLAWEVALMELAQGA
- a CDS encoding MFS transporter; translated protein: MTQSPEPVPNPEPKEPGFAQLESNQPESHQPERNLLWRPVLGLAGLQGAISLAWVLYRFYLPQLLAAVGLPGVDRAVLILEDGLAAVLEPVIGGLSDRARLRVGSRYPLVVAGVGLTVLMFGAMVAAALGRGAIVQGLLMVTVVLWAVAMAVFRSPAIALIGQYALSSQLPQANSLLVLSAGLVGAVAPLARDRVLQLGPAYAFGLGSLALVAAAGVLQLAGPDRVLGASAVAQNSPGPIRWGEVVRLLGLGAAVGWGLRLFFGIVPAALQSQLPQWPGSVIGLGVGLTVAIGALVMGLLAGRWGNRSVMLAGAIALGMGLPMLTLPQLGIITWPLALVMMVAWAGLFNGGIPLAIDLMPDRVGLGIGCFFGGFAAVNALLSATGLPLHPGQAAGSFAVAAGWLIWSPAATGPIEPIEFIEPIKSPNSATHSVTNSVTNSEPNNPPTKGDGPLD
- a CDS encoding GFA family protein, yielding MTQEPNPTAETESNRDSAVTYEGGCHCGAVRFQVQGPSPLQVQSCNCSICDKTGFLHLLVPRSRFQLLQGETALTTYTFNTGTAKHLFCRTCGIKSFYVPRSHPDGYSVNARCLDGVDLADPSQVLIEPFDGRNWEANIDTLRAATAN